One stretch of Priestia megaterium DNA includes these proteins:
- a CDS encoding DUF2536 family protein, translated as MNFEFEMIEDKIEFFEAPDVKMLEKQIAEKIDQNKAILLEVYSVSHQMSVDYEQGKKLYSAVVHFKLKKQR; from the coding sequence ATGAATTTTGAATTTGAAATGATTGAAGATAAAATAGAATTTTTTGAAGCGCCTGATGTTAAAATGCTTGAGAAACAAATTGCTGAAAAAATTGATCAAAATAAAGCTATTTTACTTGAGGTGTATAGCGTATCTCATCAAATGTCTGTGGACTATGAACAAGGTAAAAAACTGTACTCTGCAGTTGTTCATTTCAAATTAAAAAAGCAGCGCTAG
- a CDS encoding YrrS family protein → MNNNRSSRHENKEKKVNRLYNLLIAVVAVLIVFVGGTMILGNKDKSDNQAETTQNNPQTNDQKTDKTAKKDDDSSKDDQATDDQATDDQSSEDDQSSEDDQVTDEESNDSDSQAEVEKNPEPGVAERKVDPSWDSVGTSQDAPAATYKKGSTDWNEMLKAVGEGSGISPSNMTVWRLGNNGGVGKAVATVSPKGNSSTKYRVQIEWVDGEGWKPAVVDKLQ, encoded by the coding sequence ATGAATAACAATCGTTCTTCAAGACACGAAAACAAAGAAAAAAAAGTAAACCGATTATATAATCTGTTAATTGCTGTCGTAGCAGTTTTAATTGTATTTGTCGGTGGTACGATGATTCTTGGAAACAAGGATAAATCGGATAACCAAGCGGAAACAACTCAAAACAATCCGCAAACAAATGACCAAAAAACGGACAAGACGGCTAAAAAAGACGATGATTCTTCGAAAGATGATCAAGCAACAGATGATCAAGCAACGGACGATCAAAGTTCTGAAGATGACCAAAGCTCTGAAGATGATCAAGTAACAGATGAAGAATCAAACGACTCAGATTCACAGGCTGAAGTAGAGAAAAATCCAGAGCCTGGCGTGGCAGAACGCAAGGTAGATCCTTCATGGGATTCAGTAGGTACGTCACAAGATGCACCTGCAGCAACATATAAAAAAGGATCAACGGATTGGAACGAAATGCTAAAAGCTGTAGGCGAAGGGTCAGGCATTAGCCCAAGCAATATGACCGTATGGCGTTTAGGGAATAACGGTGGCGTAGGTAAAGCCGTAGCTACGGTTAGTCCTAAAGGAAACTCATCAACAAAATACCGCGTTCAAATTGAATGGGTAGATGGAGAAGGCTGGAAGCCCGCAGTAGTGGATAAGCTTCAATAA
- a CDS encoding peptidoglycan D,D-transpeptidase FtsI family protein, producing the protein MKIIHKRIYITLIFILLLISGLGARLVQLQLVSTESFTDKKINLIEGSVKQRTQEMVVDDGRGKFEDKNGQSLTSITHNRLVLFPFLEKMRWPVQQVSEIVGMQPKELTNRLANAKTPVIITKELSHAQVEKINALKVPGVFGIPLKDERPVPLAEHLIGLEAQSKQIIEEKYSDKLKNGAIKSTTPVGISGMQRAFDEFLLPEQESKLLYHVDRLGGPMFGIDVKYTGTANPYYPVSVRTTLDLSAQELVENTLNHYKLKDGGAVLIDIKNNKVIAMASRPSINKKDPFKEQNGSDSVENRLLTPQTPGSIFKTVTAAAALEQNKIQPSFTYNCDKSIYGNNVEEDHQKGQLTFEESFAQSCNATFAQLAKEMIISNPNILEQYADKLGLIQPVGWTGDVFHFEHFKQFLGEKSGRVWTNEREKKVPNAVAQTAIGQLDVKVTPLAVANMMATIARGGEKKQVKAVDALEYKNNTSLYTFKEHELKGDMINEATAVSMQQLLKGVVQSEKGTGRRFQTLPYEVAGKSGTAEINVKDDIVNKWFAGYFPADDPKYAMVVVDLNTKSAISPTNSVFYDIVKGMYDLNTR; encoded by the coding sequence ATGAAAATAATTCACAAGCGAATTTATATTACTCTTATTTTTATTTTATTATTAATTAGTGGACTCGGAGCACGGCTTGTTCAACTCCAGCTTGTCAGCACAGAATCTTTTACTGACAAAAAGATCAACTTAATTGAAGGAAGCGTAAAACAGCGTACGCAGGAAATGGTGGTAGACGACGGGCGAGGGAAATTTGAAGATAAAAATGGACAGTCTTTAACATCTATCACGCATAATCGCTTAGTCCTGTTTCCATTTTTAGAAAAAATGAGGTGGCCTGTTCAGCAAGTAAGCGAAATCGTGGGAATGCAACCAAAGGAACTAACGAACAGACTAGCGAATGCTAAAACACCGGTTATTATTACAAAAGAATTATCCCATGCACAAGTCGAAAAAATAAATGCATTAAAGGTACCTGGCGTATTTGGAATTCCTCTAAAAGATGAGCGTCCAGTTCCTCTTGCTGAACATTTAATCGGACTAGAGGCACAAAGTAAGCAAATAATTGAAGAGAAGTATAGTGACAAATTGAAAAATGGAGCAATTAAATCAACTACGCCTGTAGGTATCTCAGGGATGCAGAGGGCTTTTGACGAGTTTTTGCTGCCTGAACAGGAGTCTAAGCTCCTTTATCATGTTGATCGCCTAGGTGGGCCTATGTTTGGCATCGATGTAAAATATACGGGCACAGCTAACCCTTATTATCCAGTCAGTGTGCGTACGACGCTTGATTTGTCTGCTCAGGAGCTAGTGGAGAATACATTAAATCATTATAAGTTAAAAGACGGAGGAGCCGTCTTAATTGATATAAAAAACAATAAAGTAATTGCGATGGCCAGCAGGCCTTCGATTAATAAGAAAGATCCATTTAAAGAGCAAAACGGTTCAGACAGCGTAGAAAATCGTTTGCTGACGCCACAAACTCCTGGATCTATATTTAAAACCGTAACAGCAGCTGCAGCGCTTGAACAAAATAAAATTCAGCCTTCTTTTACCTATAACTGCGATAAAAGTATTTATGGCAATAATGTAGAAGAAGATCATCAAAAAGGGCAGCTGACGTTTGAAGAAAGCTTCGCGCAAAGTTGTAATGCAACGTTTGCCCAGCTAGCAAAAGAAATGATAATATCTAATCCGAATATCCTTGAACAATACGCTGATAAGTTAGGGCTTATTCAGCCTGTAGGATGGACGGGTGATGTGTTTCACTTTGAGCATTTTAAGCAGTTTTTAGGAGAAAAATCGGGAAGAGTTTGGACAAATGAAAGAGAAAAAAAAGTCCCAAATGCTGTAGCGCAAACGGCAATTGGACAGCTTGATGTAAAAGTGACTCCGCTTGCAGTAGCAAATATGATGGCGACAATTGCACGCGGAGGAGAAAAGAAACAGGTAAAAGCTGTAGATGCGCTAGAGTATAAAAACAACACGTCATTGTATACGTTTAAAGAGCATGAGCTAAAAGGAGATATGATTAATGAAGCCACAGCTGTTTCTATGCAGCAGCTTTTAAAAGGTGTCGTACAGAGCGAAAAAGGAACGGGAAGAAGATTTCAAACGCTTCCTTATGAAGTGGCAGGAAAGTCAGGAACTGCTGAAATCAATGTGAAAGACGATATCGTCAATAAATGGTTTGCGGGTTACTTTCCTGCAGATGATCCAAAATATGCAATGGTAGTAGTGGATTTAAATACAAAAAGTGCGATATCTCCCACAAACAGCGTATTTTATGATATTGTTAAAGGGATGTATGACTTAAATACACGTTAA